The Streptomyces sp. NBC_01275 genome has a segment encoding these proteins:
- the pheS gene encoding phenylalanine--tRNA ligase subunit alpha: MSAPNKSYDPVEVEALKPEEIERMRDGALAAFAAAGSLDALQEAKVAHTGGASPLALANREIGALPPHAKAAAGKLVGQARGAVNKALAVRQEELEAERDQRVLVEEAVDVTLPYDRVPAGARHPLTTLSERIEDVFVAMGYEVAEGPEIEAEWFNFDALNIGPDHPARGEADTFFVQGPQGGTESGVVLRTHTSPVQIRSLLDRELPVYVICPGRVYRTDELDATHTPVFHQVELLAVDEGLTMADLKGTLDHMVQSLFGEGMKTRLRPNFFPFTEPSAEMDMVCYVCRGESVGNPDRPCRTCSSEGWIELGGCGMVNPKVLAACGVDPEKYSGFAFGFGIERMLMFRHNVEDMRDMVEGDVRFTRPFGMEI; this comes from the coding sequence ATGTCGGCACCGAATAAGTCGTACGACCCTGTAGAGGTCGAGGCCTTGAAACCGGAAGAGATCGAGCGCATGCGGGACGGGGCGCTCGCCGCCTTCGCCGCCGCGGGCTCCCTCGACGCGCTCCAGGAGGCCAAGGTCGCCCACACCGGCGGCGCCTCCCCGCTGGCCCTGGCCAATCGAGAGATCGGCGCCCTGCCCCCGCACGCCAAGGCCGCCGCCGGCAAGCTCGTCGGCCAGGCCCGAGGCGCCGTGAACAAGGCCCTCGCCGTCCGCCAGGAGGAGCTGGAGGCCGAGCGCGACCAGCGCGTCCTGGTCGAGGAGGCGGTGGACGTCACACTGCCCTACGACCGCGTGCCGGCCGGCGCCCGCCATCCGCTCACCACGCTGTCGGAGCGCATCGAGGACGTCTTCGTGGCCATGGGCTACGAGGTCGCCGAGGGCCCCGAGATCGAGGCCGAGTGGTTCAACTTCGACGCCCTGAACATCGGCCCGGACCACCCGGCCCGCGGCGAGGCGGACACGTTCTTCGTGCAGGGCCCGCAGGGCGGCACCGAGTCCGGCGTCGTGCTGCGCACCCACACCTCGCCGGTCCAGATCCGCTCGCTGCTCGACCGCGAGCTGCCGGTGTACGTGATCTGCCCCGGCCGTGTGTACCGCACGGACGAACTCGACGCCACGCACACGCCCGTCTTCCACCAGGTCGAGCTGCTCGCCGTGGACGAGGGCCTGACCATGGCCGACCTCAAGGGCACTCTGGACCACATGGTCCAGTCGCTGTTCGGCGAGGGCATGAAGACCCGGCTGCGGCCGAACTTCTTCCCCTTCACCGAGCCGTCCGCCGAGATGGACATGGTCTGCTACGTCTGCCGCGGCGAGTCCGTCGGCAACCCCGACCGCCCCTGCCGCACCTGCTCCAGCGAGGGCTGGATCGAGCTCGGCGGCTGCGGCATGGTCAACCCCAAGGTGCTGGCCGCCTGCGGTGTCGACCCGGAGAAGTACAGCGGCTTCGCCTTCGGGTTCGGCATCGAGCGGATGCTGATGTTCCGCCACAACGTCGAAGACATGCGAGACATGGTCGAGGGTGACGTCCGGTTCACTCGGCCGTTCGGGATGGAGATCTGA